A stretch of Myroides oncorhynchi DNA encodes these proteins:
- a CDS encoding RNase H family protein, with protein sequence MKYKIDLYTRVKIDTSSDAKAYANMLCIGDQCKSFGEGYIENSQTRISLMAIVNGLEQIKERAEVTIYTTSKYVLNTYEKGWVTRWMYNDWLKGDGEPPLNIDLWKRFAVQMKRHHLTFHYVTNYKKYPQLVECREIGAGILLQPQLQIDEVYRSYLEELQYNLHDLIDEHRVAEIEVVLDTIVEPIEEVIDKSVYETLDTTNQGLDTVAEPEETVIYESTYESLDDIDEEVEEHEDEESQSHSRPVTFTRMPSDIKLLVTIRDHLNDYFENHPMVNELRSIELYNVIHKNKTLKERFIYPVLLNRFLRKQHQEGVLKQIIPNCKIDTYNTELYQWCFYR encoded by the coding sequence ATGAAATACAAGATAGACCTATACACCCGAGTAAAGATAGACACATCTAGCGATGCTAAAGCGTATGCAAATATGCTGTGTATCGGTGATCAATGCAAATCATTTGGAGAGGGATATATAGAGAATTCACAGACTCGTATTTCCCTAATGGCCATCGTGAACGGTTTAGAGCAAATCAAAGAAAGAGCTGAGGTAACTATCTATACGACATCGAAGTATGTGCTGAATACATACGAAAAGGGATGGGTGACTAGGTGGATGTATAACGATTGGTTAAAAGGCGATGGTGAACCACCATTGAATATTGACCTATGGAAGCGATTTGCTGTCCAAATGAAGAGACATCATCTTACCTTTCACTACGTAACTAATTATAAGAAATATCCGCAATTAGTGGAGTGTCGTGAGATAGGAGCAGGTATTCTACTCCAACCACAGTTGCAAATAGATGAGGTCTATAGATCATATCTAGAGGAACTTCAGTATAACTTACACGATCTAATAGACGAACACAGAGTAGCAGAGATAGAGGTAGTACTAGATACTATAGTTGAACCTATAGAGGAGGTAATCGATAAATCTGTCTATGAGACACTTGATACCACGAATCAAGGGCTCGATACTGTGGCTGAACCAGAAGAGACTGTAATCTATGAATCTACCTACGAATCATTAGACGATATAGACGAAGAGGTAGAAGAGCACGAAGATGAGGAGAGTCAGAGCCACAGCCGCCCTGTCACCTTCACTAGAATGCCTAGTGATATCAAACTACTAGTGACTATCCGCGATCATCTAAATGATTACTTTGAGAATCACCCGATGGTAAACGAATTGCGATCTATAGAGTTATATAACGTAATACATAAAAATAAGACCTTAAAGGAACGTTTTATCTATCCTGTACTCCTTAACCGCTTCTTGCGCAAACAACACCAAGAAGGGGTGTTAAAACAGATAATTCCCAACTGTAAAATTGATACCTATAACACAGAATTATATCAGTGGTGTTTTTATCGATAA
- a CDS encoding prolyl oligopeptidase family serine peptidase — MKLFAVLISLISLTTLAQPKAFLDKTTYQFWLNEPKKVEDKNPLIIFLHGRSLSGTNIDRVKRYGALKGVEKGLDIPAYLVAPQLPSGPWNADKVDEIVSYMIANYNIDESRIYVTGMSLGGYGTMKYVGKYPHRIAAAIAICGGGEERDACAVTNIPIKLIHGDKDFIVPLKESKKIMNAIQSCDKKAPVELQVVKGGTHGSVEDLYRHMELYNWLLQYTKPTASNE, encoded by the coding sequence ATGAAATTATTTGCTGTACTAATTAGCCTAATCTCGTTGACAACCTTGGCTCAGCCCAAAGCTTTTCTAGACAAAACCACCTATCAATTTTGGTTAAACGAACCTAAGAAAGTGGAGGACAAAAATCCACTAATTATCTTTTTGCACGGAAGAAGTTTATCGGGAACTAATATTGATAGAGTCAAGCGATATGGTGCATTAAAAGGAGTAGAGAAGGGACTTGATATCCCTGCTTATCTAGTTGCACCACAGTTGCCTTCAGGTCCTTGGAATGCAGATAAAGTAGATGAGATAGTGAGCTATATGATCGCTAATTATAACATAGATGAGAGTCGTATCTATGTGACTGGTATGAGCTTAGGAGGATACGGAACGATGAAGTATGTAGGTAAGTATCCACATCGTATAGCAGCAGCTATCGCTATCTGTGGTGGGGGAGAAGAGAGAGATGCCTGTGCAGTGACGAATATTCCGATCAAGTTAATTCACGGAGATAAAGACTTTATTGTACCTCTTAAAGAATCTAAAAAGATAATGAACGCTATCCAAAGCTGTGATAAGAAAGCTCCTGTAGAACTACAAGTAGTCAAAGGAGGAACCCACGGTAGCGTAGAAGACCTATACAGACATATGGAACTGTATAATTGGTTGCTTCAGTACACTAAACCAACAGCTAGTAACGAGTAA
- a CDS encoding calcineurin-like phosphoesterase C-terminal domain-containing protein — protein sequence MKKRFFTVAFLLTATFAIGQSSVRGYVFEDLNKNGKKDKNEKVLSGVGVSNGVEVVQTNEKGEYVLPLTEDNQIFVIKPGQYTTAVDQYNLPKTYVTHKPNGSPKGTKYEGVAPTGKLPKEVNFAMMAQDESATFKAFIFGDPQPYSLEELEYFKKAVVDEVKHKTEGISFGISLGDLVGDKLDLHTPYKEVMKEVGLPWYNVMGNHDMNYEAKEDIYSDETFEKNFGPANYAFNYGEAHFIVLDNILYPHPITGKGYLGGFRQDQLDFIKNDLKLVPKDKLVVISFHIPLFVGNEKHFDKDSRQQLLDLLKDHENILLLSAHTHYQMHQFYTKEQGWSGVKPLHEYNVGTTSGDWYSGEFNELGVPASTMRDGTPRGYATLVVKGNKYELDYKVSGKDADYKMELFMPKVMGDKRASNYSVYANVFMGTERDIVEYRIDGGEWKKMKKEESFDPSFYASVQRFDLTDELLTGRKPSNPINSSHLWSGKIPFNIGIGQHSIEVKVTDMFGREHVEKQSYRIESSK from the coding sequence ATGAAAAAAAGATTTTTTACTGTAGCCTTTTTATTGACAGCGACATTTGCTATTGGGCAGTCTAGTGTAAGAGGATATGTATTCGAAGACCTAAATAAAAATGGCAAGAAAGATAAGAATGAGAAAGTACTTTCAGGAGTAGGGGTGTCAAATGGAGTAGAGGTGGTTCAGACAAATGAAAAAGGAGAATATGTATTACCACTTACAGAAGATAATCAAATCTTTGTTATTAAGCCAGGTCAGTACACTACGGCTGTAGATCAGTATAATTTGCCTAAAACGTACGTCACTCATAAACCTAATGGTTCTCCTAAAGGAACCAAATATGAAGGAGTAGCTCCTACAGGTAAACTACCAAAGGAAGTAAATTTCGCTATGATGGCACAAGACGAATCAGCAACATTTAAAGCTTTTATTTTCGGAGATCCACAACCTTATAGTTTAGAAGAGTTGGAGTACTTTAAGAAAGCAGTAGTAGATGAGGTAAAACACAAGACTGAAGGTATTTCTTTTGGAATTAGCTTAGGGGATTTAGTAGGTGATAAGCTAGACCTTCATACTCCATATAAAGAAGTGATGAAAGAAGTAGGATTGCCTTGGTATAATGTGATGGGAAATCACGATATGAATTATGAAGCAAAAGAAGATATCTATTCTGACGAAACGTTTGAGAAAAACTTCGGACCTGCTAATTATGCTTTTAACTATGGGGAGGCACACTTCATCGTATTAGATAATATTCTGTATCCACATCCTATCACAGGAAAAGGTTATTTAGGTGGGTTTAGACAAGATCAATTAGACTTTATTAAAAATGATTTGAAGTTAGTACCTAAGGATAAGCTAGTCGTTATTTCTTTTCATATTCCTTTGTTTGTAGGTAATGAGAAGCACTTCGATAAGGATTCTAGACAGCAGTTATTAGACTTGTTAAAAGATCATGAAAATATCTTGTTACTGTCAGCACATACTCATTATCAGATGCATCAGTTTTATACGAAAGAACAAGGGTGGTCTGGCGTAAAACCACTACATGAGTACAATGTAGGGACTACATCTGGAGACTGGTATTCAGGAGAATTTAATGAATTAGGAGTACCTGCTTCTACGATGAGAGATGGAACTCCGAGAGGATATGCAACATTAGTAGTAAAAGGAAATAAATACGAACTAGACTATAAAGTATCTGGTAAAGATGCTGACTATAAAATGGAGTTATTTATGCCTAAAGTAATGGGGGATAAGAGAGCTTCTAATTACAGTGTGTACGCTAATGTATTTATGGGAACGGAACGTGATATAGTAGAATATAGAATTGATGGAGGAGAGTGGAAAAAAATGAAGAAAGAAGAGAGTTTTGATCCAAGCTTTTATGCTTCTGTACAGCGTTTTGATTTAACAGATGAATTATTGACTGGAAGAAAGCCGTCTAATCCTATTAACTCTTCTCACTTATGGAGTGGAAAGATTCCCTTTAATATAGGTATAGGACAACATTCAATTGAGGTAAAAGTAACAGATATGTTTGGAAGAGAACATGTTGAGAAACAATCTTACCGAATTGAAAGTAGTAAGTAA
- a CDS encoding alkaline phosphatase family protein, translating to MKKIWMVIGLLCSLTATVVAKEKIPHVILITIDGFRPNFYLEEDWGMHTVRKLMKNGVAAKAVTPIFPSVTYPDHTTIITGEFPSKHGIVYNNIFDPASGSQKWYWDYSAIQIPTLYDVVKQKQMTSANVIWPVTVNAPIDYNVPDIWDLNNGYDRRSITALYTTPYSLWREIQNEATGTLRAEDWTMTDEELIMDENIARMGSYMIQKYNPNFLTLHFPCTDHYEHQDGLDSPLVRASVAGADRAIKTIIEALDRSKLKDNYVVIITGDHGFEKITHRLQPNVWLKEAGLLNDAKAMDWDALFHAQGGSAFLRVQGKDKAKTVEKVKALLEKQPQQIRSRYRILSKHELQLLGADPEAELALTGLNHTTFGGGVKGEVFSQLPKEGGAHGFLNSDKSMQTGFVAFGKGVKKGVVLDQMALTDISPLISELMQLDFKTLPIHLKKQLLIE from the coding sequence ATGAAGAAAATATGGATGGTAATTGGATTACTTTGTAGTCTAACTGCAACAGTTGTTGCTAAAGAAAAAATACCTCACGTAATATTAATTACTATTGATGGGTTTAGGCCTAACTTCTATTTAGAAGAAGATTGGGGAATGCATACTGTAAGAAAATTAATGAAAAATGGGGTAGCTGCTAAGGCTGTTACTCCTATATTCCCCTCTGTAACGTATCCTGACCATACGACAATTATTACAGGAGAATTTCCTTCTAAACATGGGATAGTCTATAACAATATCTTTGATCCTGCTTCAGGCTCTCAAAAGTGGTACTGGGACTATAGTGCTATACAAATTCCAACATTATATGATGTCGTAAAACAAAAGCAAATGACATCAGCTAATGTGATTTGGCCTGTAACTGTAAATGCACCTATCGATTATAATGTGCCAGATATATGGGATCTTAACAATGGGTACGATAGAAGAAGTATTACAGCTTTATATACTACTCCTTACAGTTTGTGGCGTGAGATACAAAATGAGGCAACAGGAACTTTAAGAGCTGAAGATTGGACAATGACTGACGAGGAGCTGATTATGGATGAAAATATTGCGCGTATGGGAAGCTATATGATACAAAAATATAACCCAAATTTTCTTACTCTTCATTTTCCTTGTACAGATCATTATGAGCATCAAGATGGGTTGGATAGCCCACTTGTTCGCGCTAGTGTTGCTGGAGCAGATCGTGCAATTAAGACGATAATAGAAGCCTTAGATCGTTCTAAATTAAAAGATAACTATGTGGTTATTATTACAGGTGATCATGGTTTTGAAAAGATTACACACCGTCTACAACCTAATGTTTGGTTAAAAGAAGCGGGATTGTTAAATGACGCTAAAGCAATGGACTGGGATGCGTTGTTTCACGCGCAAGGTGGTTCTGCTTTTTTGAGAGTACAAGGAAAAGATAAAGCCAAAACCGTTGAGAAGGTAAAAGCTTTATTAGAAAAGCAACCTCAGCAAATAAGAAGTCGTTATCGCATACTGTCAAAGCATGAACTACAACTGCTTGGAGCAGATCCAGAAGCAGAATTAGCTTTGACGGGATTAAACCACACTACATTTGGTGGGGGCGTAAAAGGAGAAGTGTTTAGTCAATTGCCTAAAGAAGGTGGTGCTCATGGTTTCTTAAATAGTGATAAAAGTATGCAAACGGGGTTTGTGGCTTTTGGAAAGGGAGTGAAAAAAGGAGTTGTATTAGATCAAATGGCACTAACAGATATTAGTCCATTAATTAGTGAATTGATGCAATTGGATTTTAAAACTTTGCCTATTCACTTAAAAAAACAACTGTTGATTGAGTAG
- a CDS encoding endonuclease/exonuclease/phosphatase family protein, with protein MKNLIVRIIQVFLLILCFISCNYEDDYTNKNPKAVQDNLYSLTALIVNKIDSPLAKAEVLLLDENRKELKRQESSATGVAVFTELLVGRYIIKSSYADQVNEVPVEIKNQDVEVKIKLEIISKGVILQGSPIIITGLQADPRGTDAAANGTSSSYEGGKVVVNHFGGYEYVQLMALEDIDFEATPYSLVIANNGIVGDKGWAQGGIATYKFDLTSGKAKKGTFFYVGGKSKVLSGYGSCGKSTDISTSNWIATKDYKLESGDGFGDPNVGILGNLGKDGQNIADGVAIFKGTSITGESVPLDAVFYGTSLDGVYDAVNNWGYRVPVQNDRYITIDQEGKAQPFFGQGTNTHLFSQPGSDVGEFIKLGGSTDRKEWKVVRNSSVVQLSYCAGESSLADIEKASGVTIFTEGGTTPEVPQPTKGNLSVMSFNIRHHDDTDPFSLEIRKEYILKVIIDEMPDIVGLQEFSDNWFETWMQQQMAAKGYGYYMDEANSYGSPKVIFFKKDRFDLRNSATYQMKYTENRSGAWVILFDKQKQKEYFVTNSHWTTVSSEDRTKMAKDVVNIINQNNQNRPVICMGDFNGQPNTTEINVLKKTTQPKLFNAVDESLKTFHKWGPTGSTTLDYIFYSAPFKLIEEKVIRTSFGQIWPSDHWPVMAIFNIE; from the coding sequence ATGAAAAATTTAATAGTAAGAATAATACAAGTATTTCTTCTGATTTTATGTTTTATTTCGTGTAATTATGAAGATGATTACACGAATAAAAATCCTAAAGCTGTACAAGATAACCTTTATTCTCTAACAGCTCTAATCGTAAATAAGATAGATTCTCCTTTAGCAAAAGCAGAAGTTCTATTATTAGACGAAAACAGAAAAGAGTTGAAAAGACAAGAGTCTTCTGCTACTGGAGTAGCTGTTTTTACAGAATTACTTGTTGGTAGGTATATTATAAAAAGTAGTTATGCAGATCAGGTTAATGAGGTACCAGTTGAAATTAAAAATCAGGATGTAGAAGTTAAAATCAAATTAGAAATTATCTCCAAAGGTGTTATTCTACAAGGGTCACCAATTATTATAACTGGTTTACAAGCTGATCCTAGAGGAACAGATGCAGCAGCTAATGGTACATCTTCTAGTTATGAGGGAGGTAAAGTTGTTGTTAATCATTTTGGAGGTTACGAGTATGTACAGTTAATGGCTTTAGAAGATATTGATTTTGAAGCTACACCTTATAGTTTAGTTATTGCCAATAATGGAATTGTGGGAGATAAAGGATGGGCACAAGGAGGTATAGCTACTTATAAATTTGATTTAACATCAGGAAAAGCAAAAAAGGGAACTTTTTTTTATGTAGGTGGAAAGTCTAAGGTTTTGTCAGGTTATGGTAGTTGTGGAAAGAGTACTGACATCAGTACGTCGAATTGGATTGCTACAAAAGATTATAAATTGGAATCAGGAGACGGTTTTGGAGATCCAAATGTAGGTATATTAGGAAATTTAGGAAAGGATGGACAAAATATAGCGGATGGTGTAGCTATATTTAAAGGTACATCCATTACTGGAGAGTCTGTGCCTTTAGATGCTGTATTTTATGGAACATCATTAGATGGTGTATATGATGCAGTAAACAATTGGGGGTATAGAGTCCCTGTACAAAATGATCGTTATATAACAATAGATCAAGAGGGCAAGGCTCAGCCATTTTTTGGACAAGGAACTAATACACATTTGTTTAGTCAACCAGGATCTGATGTTGGAGAGTTTATCAAGTTAGGAGGTTCTACAGATAGAAAGGAATGGAAAGTGGTAAGAAACTCTTCTGTTGTACAGTTAAGTTATTGTGCTGGAGAATCTTCCTTAGCAGATATTGAAAAAGCAAGTGGTGTAACTATATTCACAGAAGGAGGCACAACACCTGAAGTACCACAACCTACAAAAGGTAATTTAAGCGTAATGTCTTTTAATATTCGTCATCATGACGATACTGATCCATTTTCTTTAGAAATAAGAAAGGAGTATATCTTAAAAGTAATTATAGACGAAATGCCTGATATCGTTGGATTACAAGAGTTTTCTGATAATTGGTTTGAAACATGGATGCAGCAACAGATGGCTGCTAAAGGATATGGTTATTATATGGATGAAGCAAATTCGTATGGATCACCTAAAGTAATCTTTTTTAAGAAAGATCGCTTTGATTTAAGGAATAGTGCAACTTATCAAATGAAATATACTGAGAACAGAAGTGGTGCATGGGTGATATTATTTGATAAACAGAAGCAGAAGGAATATTTTGTTACGAATAGTCACTGGACTACTGTTTCGTCTGAAGATAGAACAAAAATGGCAAAAGATGTAGTTAATATAATTAATCAAAATAATCAAAATCGCCCTGTAATCTGTATGGGAGATTTTAATGGACAACCCAATACCACGGAGATTAATGTTTTAAAAAAAACAACTCAACCTAAATTATTTAATGCGGTAGATGAATCATTAAAAACATTTCATAAATGGGGTCCAACAGGTTCAACTACTTTAGATTATATTTTTTATTCAGCTCCTTTTAAGTTAATAGAAGAAAAGGTGATACGAACAAGTTTTGGACAAATATGGCCTTCTGATCATTGGCCTGTAATGGCAATTTTTAATATAGAATAA
- a CDS encoding RagB/SusD family nutrient uptake outer membrane protein produces the protein MKKIILVAALAGLFITTSCSNDLNQLPFDKLSPDVSFTTEKDLELYSNSFYKILPNGNDIVRADNMSDYVIGRTINNYLTGTYTAYDSGGWSWGDLRNINYFLEKSTGAKIIDKRKAHYQGLARFFRAWFYFDKVKRFGDVPWYDKALMVDDPDLYKPRDSRELVMQKVLEDLDFAIQNIEGGKDNSASIITKQVALAFKSRVSLFEGTYRKYHTELGLVGSSVDWLKQAVSAADELMKTSSYRLNTAQGNQSYRNLFNKEAVEASEVILAANASTAYRIFNDANWYYTSATYGNRSNLTKSFVNTYLNIDGTRFTDNTGHATIPFVEEVKNRDQRLEQTIRMGEYNRDGQAAAPDFTYTYTGYQPKKLTLDSSATDGVAENNNSLPLIRYAEVLLNYAEAKAELEDFTATDWDKTIKLLRERAGIINTAMPIMPDLYLKQEFFPNITNTNLLEIRRERGIELVLEGFRYDDLRRWKLGELLIKSYDGMYVSAMNTLMDMNGDGKADVSFVTKVPANAQKGVYYYIIDNKQYKLSNGDSGILIIMDNLKRVYGQHQYLYPIPYSAIVLNNRLTQNKGW, from the coding sequence ATGAAAAAAATAATACTAGTAGCCGCTCTAGCTGGTTTGTTTATCACAACTTCGTGCTCGAACGATTTGAATCAATTACCATTTGATAAACTTTCGCCAGATGTATCTTTTACTACAGAAAAAGATTTGGAACTATATAGCAACTCTTTTTATAAAATATTACCTAATGGTAATGATATTGTTCGTGCAGACAATATGTCTGATTATGTTATTGGACGAACAATAAATAATTATTTAACAGGAACTTATACTGCTTATGATAGTGGTGGTTGGAGTTGGGGTGATTTACGTAATATTAATTACTTTTTAGAGAAATCAACAGGAGCAAAGATTATAGATAAACGAAAAGCACATTATCAAGGACTGGCTCGATTCTTTAGAGCATGGTTTTATTTTGATAAAGTAAAGAGGTTTGGCGATGTGCCTTGGTACGACAAAGCTTTAATGGTTGATGATCCAGATCTTTATAAACCAAGAGATTCAAGAGAGTTGGTGATGCAAAAGGTATTAGAAGACTTAGATTTTGCTATCCAAAATATTGAAGGTGGAAAAGATAATAGTGCTTCAATAATTACTAAACAAGTAGCTTTAGCTTTTAAGTCAAGAGTAAGTTTATTTGAAGGGACTTATAGAAAATACCATACAGAATTAGGATTGGTAGGGAGTTCGGTAGATTGGTTGAAGCAAGCTGTTAGTGCTGCGGATGAATTAATGAAAACATCTTCTTATCGTTTAAATACAGCACAAGGCAATCAAAGCTATCGAAATTTGTTTAATAAAGAAGCTGTAGAAGCATCAGAGGTGATTTTGGCTGCTAATGCAAGTACTGCTTATCGAATTTTTAATGATGCCAATTGGTACTATACAAGTGCGACTTACGGTAATCGTTCTAATCTAACTAAATCATTTGTTAATACATATTTAAATATAGACGGAACTCGTTTTACTGATAATACAGGTCATGCTACCATTCCTTTTGTGGAAGAAGTAAAGAATAGGGATCAACGTTTAGAACAGACAATTAGAATGGGAGAGTATAATAGAGATGGGCAAGCAGCTGCTCCTGATTTTACTTATACTTATACAGGATACCAACCAAAAAAATTAACATTAGATTCATCTGCTACAGATGGTGTGGCTGAAAACAATAACTCTTTGCCTCTAATTAGATACGCTGAAGTGTTATTGAATTACGCAGAAGCAAAAGCAGAGTTAGAAGACTTTACAGCTACAGATTGGGACAAGACAATTAAATTATTAAGAGAACGTGCTGGTATTATCAATACTGCAATGCCTATTATGCCAGACCTGTATTTAAAGCAGGAGTTTTTTCCAAATATAACAAATACTAATCTGTTAGAAATTCGAAGAGAAAGAGGAATAGAATTAGTATTAGAAGGATTTAGATACGATGATTTAAGACGTTGGAAGTTGGGTGAATTATTAATTAAAAGTTATGATGGAATGTATGTTTCTGCTATGAATACTCTGATGGATATGAATGGAGATGGAAAGGCTGATGTATCATTTGTAACCAAAGTGCCAGCTAATGCTCAGAAAGGAGTGTATTATTATATTATTGATAACAAGCAATATAAATTATCTAATGGAGATTCAGGAATATTAATTATCATGGATAATTTAAAAAGGGTATACGGTCAACACCAATATTTATACCCTATACCTTATAGTGCAATTGTTTTAAATAACAGATTAACTCAAAATAAAGGTTGGTAA